One window of the Ammospiza nelsoni isolate bAmmNel1 chromosome 2, bAmmNel1.pri, whole genome shotgun sequence genome contains the following:
- the CD86 gene encoding T-lymphocyte activation antigen CD86 codes for MEICIFFFCAMIFLPGIAASVHPVKAFLHHTVHLSCCFPNSQEIDVKDLIIFWQKDNKVVHEVYHGQEKHENLSPEYINRTKVDMARWTLQLLNAGVEDEGHYKCIIMKKTTEQSKRVIHQSEWSLHIIANYSQPEIELHSGELKPNGYLNLTCSSSGGYPEPKEMTWLISHENITLSSPAHMNVSQDAVTKLYNVTSKLNIPVPAGSSTNISCLLRLREQLGSLVSVPLSIEIKEKEMEQAKINFFGPLIAVVVVIISALLLGFVILKKNRNILSTNQSVSLAV; via the exons ATGGAGATCTGCATATTCTTCTTCTGTGCTATGATATTTCTCCCAG GTATTGCTGCCAGTGTGCATCCGGTGAAGGCATTTCTCCATCACACTGTACACCTATCCTGCTGTTTTCCAAACTCTCAGGAAATTGACGTGAAGGATTTAATAATCTTTTGGCAAAAAGACAATAAAGTGGTGCATGAAGTATATCATGGCCAAGAAAAGCATGAGAACCTTAGTCCTGAATATATAAATCGCACCAAGGTGGACATGGCCAGATGGACCTTGCAGTTGTTAAATGCAGGAGTTGAGGATGAGGGACACTATAAGTGTATTATTatgaaaaaaacaactgaaCAATCAAAAAGGGTCATACACCAATCTGAGTGGTCACTGCACATCATTG CCAACTATAGTCAACCTGAGATAGAACTGCACTCTGGGGAACTAAAGCCCAACGGATACTTGAACCTCACCTGTTCTTCCAGTGGAGGTTATCCAGAGCCCAAGGAGATGACTTGGCTGATTTCACATGAGAACATAACACTCAGCAGTCCGGCTCACATGAATGTCTCACAGGATGCTGTGACAAAGCTGTACAACGTTACCAGCAAGCTGAATATCCCAGTTCCTGCAGGGAGCTCCACTAATATCAGCTGCTTACTTCGCCTTCgggagcagctgggaagccTTGTCTCAGTCCCACTGAGCATAG agataaaagagaaagaaatggagcAAGCAAAGATAAATTTCTTTGGCCCACTTATAGCTGTGGTTGTAGTGATCATTTCTGCACTTCTTCTGGGTTTTGTGATATTaaagaagaacagaaatatCTTGTCTACCAACCAGA GTGTCAGTCTAGCAGTCTAG